One genomic segment of Erysipelotrichaceae bacterium 66202529 includes these proteins:
- a CDS encoding response regulator, with protein sequence MRLLIIEDERPIAEVMMLNLKRIGYQCDYAMDGEQGARMVEKQSYDLILLDIMLPKINGYVLMEYLSELEIPVIFITAKGSVQERVKGLRMGADDYLVKPFAIDELLARVDNVLRRYHKSMQEIHVLDVTIHTATRVVKKKGTVIPLTKKEFDLLLYLVQNKNIALYRDTMYEKLWHEEDYEQTRTLDLHIQRLRKKLNWHSVIQTVYKIGYMLEVPDEIQ encoded by the coding sequence ATGCGTCTGCTGATCATTGAAGACGAGCGTCCGATTGCGGAGGTTATGATGCTGAATTTGAAGCGAATCGGCTATCAGTGCGACTATGCCATGGACGGGGAACAGGGAGCCCGCATGGTTGAGAAGCAGAGCTATGACCTGATTCTGCTGGATATCATGCTTCCGAAAATCAACGGATATGTGCTGATGGAATATCTTTCTGAGCTGGAAATACCGGTAATTTTTATAACGGCAAAGGGAAGCGTTCAAGAACGGGTCAAGGGACTGCGTATGGGGGCGGATGATTATCTGGTAAAGCCGTTTGCCATAGATGAGCTTCTGGCAAGGGTAGATAACGTATTGCGCCGCTATCATAAAAGCATGCAGGAAATTCACGTACTGGATGTCACGATTCATACGGCGACCCGTGTTGTCAAGAAAAAGGGTACGGTGATTCCGTTAACCAAAAAGGAATTTGATCTTCTGCTGTATCTGGTACAAAATAAAAATATCGCACTGTACCGGGATACGATGTATGAAAAGCTGTGGCATGAGGAGGATTATGAGCAGACAAGAACGCTGGATCTGCATATACAGCGTCTGCGCAAAAAGCTGAACTGGCACAGCGTTATCCAGACTGTTTATAAAATCGGGTATATGCTGGAGGTGCCGGATGAAATTCAGTGA
- a CDS encoding XRE family transcriptional regulator: MDLFDDVQLAQEKLGIDMEALLEAMGISACEGDHTEQENILLHAFLTGFSTLPLIHVENDDIVRAILDVLLHTYRLPLSFLASTFGVSNTDITAFMEGKDLSLQKKYTLSAQLCRLSNLLFPFAEMMKELKQRQPE, encoded by the coding sequence ATGGACTTATTTGACGATGTGCAGCTGGCGCAGGAAAAGCTGGGAATTGATATGGAAGCATTGCTGGAAGCCATGGGAATCAGTGCCTGTGAAGGGGATCATACGGAGCAGGAGAATATTCTGCTTCATGCCTTTCTTACAGGGTTCTCCACACTTCCGCTCATTCATGTGGAAAATGATGATATCGTAAGAGCCATCCTGGATGTACTGCTGCATACATACCGGCTTCCCCTTTCCTTTCTTGCCTCGACGTTTGGTGTGAGTAATACGGATATCACAGCGTTTATGGAGGGAAAGGATCTTTCTCTGCAAAAAAAATATACACTGTCCGCACAGCTTTGCAGACTCAGCAATCTGCTTTTTCCATTTGCGGAAATGATGAAGGAATTAAAGCAAAGACAGCCTGAATAA
- a CDS encoding glycyl-radical enzyme activating protein, whose protein sequence is MINVTNIERFATHDGPGIRTTVFLKGCPLYCPWCANPETQKAESTMFHYKERCVSCRQCEQVCPMQAITFEQGRFTYHEERCQGCRQCERTCLQDAIQFQGTDMSLDTIMEEIRKDKDYYDNSGGGVTFSGGEPFVQHTALWELLQACKKEGYHTAVETTGNYARDLLVSMMPLIDLFLFDFKHLDDAVLHTVTGGNGALIKGNLQYLLKVDPKKVIVRIPVIPGFNYERCLLENMLTYLKSIGVWQVNLLPYHTLGKTKYEHMGKPYTLSKTMLQKEDLAYYQGFANKLGLQANIGG, encoded by the coding sequence ATGATTAACGTAACCAATATAGAACGGTTTGCGACACATGACGGCCCGGGTATCCGTACAACAGTCTTTTTAAAGGGATGTCCGCTGTATTGTCCGTGGTGTGCAAACCCGGAAACACAGAAAGCAGAAAGTACAATGTTTCATTATAAGGAACGCTGTGTAAGCTGCCGCCAGTGTGAGCAGGTATGTCCAATGCAGGCCATCACCTTTGAACAGGGTCGCTTCACGTATCATGAGGAACGCTGTCAGGGCTGCCGTCAGTGTGAGCGTACATGTCTGCAGGATGCCATACAATTTCAGGGAACCGATATGAGTCTGGATACGATTATGGAGGAGATTCGCAAGGATAAGGACTATTATGATAATTCCGGTGGGGGTGTGACCTTCAGCGGAGGGGAGCCGTTTGTACAGCATACAGCGCTATGGGAGCTGTTGCAGGCCTGTAAAAAGGAGGGCTATCATACCGCAGTGGAAACAACCGGAAATTACGCTAGGGATTTGCTGGTATCCATGATGCCGCTGATTGATCTGTTTCTGTTTGACTTCAAGCACTTGGATGATGCTGTCCTGCATACGGTAACCGGAGGAAACGGCGCCCTCATTAAGGGGAATCTACAATATTTATTAAAGGTTGATCCGAAGAAGGTCATTGTACGCATTCCTGTAATACCCGGCTTCAATTATGAAAGGTGCTTACTGGAGAATATGCTGACATATCTGAAATCCATCGGCGTGTGGCAGGTTAATCTTCTTCCCTATCATACACTGGGAAAAACGAAGTATGAGCATATGGGAAAACCGTATACGTTATCCAAAACAATGCTGCAGAAGGAAGATCTTGCGTATTATCAGGGCTTTGCCAACAAGCTGGGATTGCAGGCAAACATCGGCGGATAG